One Halobaculum roseum DNA segment encodes these proteins:
- a CDS encoding Lrp/AsnC family transcriptional regulator, with amino-acid sequence MSIETPESKEWIEDPRVVELLEDRMDHKDYLIFRELNEDGRLSDTELAERVDLSRTAARRRRKQLQEDGILQIFALLVFKQADYSYAEVQITYDTSASADRVDEFIRTLLDDGLVYEVAECMGEHDLMIRVWQSSLDKINAHVRRHLHDNDVVDSYSVVPITNSYKMFHRDFTEDTADS; translated from the coding sequence ATGAGCATTGAAACACCCGAGTCGAAGGAATGGATAGAGGATCCGAGAGTCGTTGAGCTGTTGGAAGACCGAATGGACCACAAGGACTATCTAATCTTTCGGGAACTCAACGAGGACGGCCGGCTGTCCGATACGGAACTGGCCGAGCGTGTCGATCTGTCGCGGACGGCGGCACGACGGCGCCGCAAGCAGCTCCAAGAAGACGGGATCCTCCAGATATTCGCGCTCCTCGTGTTCAAACAGGCTGATTACTCGTATGCGGAGGTTCAGATCACTTACGACACCTCAGCAAGCGCTGACCGTGTTGACGAGTTCATTCGGACGCTGCTCGACGATGGGCTCGTGTACGAGGTAGCCGAGTGTATGGGCGAACACGACCTGATGATACGGGTTTGGCAGTCCTCACTCGATAAAATTAACGCGCACGTTCGTCGCCATCTCCACGACAACGACGTAGTCGATTCCTACAGCGTCGTCCCGATTACGAACTCCTACAAAATGTTCCATCGGGACTTCACAGAGGACACTGCCGATAGCTAA
- a CDS encoding succinylglutamate desuccinylase/aspartoacylase family protein: MKAEPGELETGYIDGVELTTGDSIDIPALVLNGVEDGPTALLFSTQHGKELQGTEVVHEIMHRELSPERVRGAVIAIPVANPLAFMHATYRSWIDNRDVGYVNVDNPEGNTTERLANAIWSEAWSQADLVLNYHCNDHPDSLYFQIIEPTDETEADLKRAAQAFGVTTIRRDDRVDQGPSPVGSDTVPTLSNKGAAEGIPELMVEFIDGRYLDETSLRVGVDGTLNVLKEFDVLGGDPTEGPQEGITVVPCKYTGGSGVNRAHGMLRNDHGGILYPRQSTGEFVEAGEVVADVVDLHGELVEHVEMPVDGYLWAYAGAQQFATSGAMQTIESGGKVVYAFTHEPDPN; encoded by the coding sequence AGGACGGACCGACCGCGCTGTTGTTCTCGACTCAACACGGCAAGGAACTCCAGGGCACGGAGGTGGTTCACGAGATCATGCATCGTGAACTCTCCCCCGAACGTGTCCGTGGTGCCGTCATCGCGATTCCGGTCGCGAATCCGCTGGCGTTCATGCATGCCACGTACCGGTCGTGGATCGACAACCGCGATGTCGGGTACGTCAATGTGGACAATCCGGAGGGGAACACGACCGAGCGACTCGCCAACGCGATCTGGAGTGAGGCGTGGAGTCAAGCCGACCTCGTGCTCAACTATCACTGTAACGACCATCCCGACTCGCTGTATTTCCAGATCATCGAACCAACCGACGAGACTGAGGCTGATCTGAAACGAGCGGCACAGGCGTTCGGCGTCACCACGATCCGTCGAGACGACCGCGTAGACCAAGGACCGAGCCCTGTCGGCTCGGACACCGTGCCGACGCTCAGTAACAAAGGGGCGGCCGAGGGGATCCCGGAACTCATGGTCGAGTTTATCGACGGTCGGTACCTCGATGAAACGAGTCTCCGAGTCGGTGTCGACGGTACTCTCAACGTGTTGAAAGAGTTCGACGTACTCGGCGGTGATCCAACCGAGGGTCCACAAGAGGGGATTACCGTCGTTCCCTGCAAGTACACCGGTGGAAGCGGAGTGAACCGAGCACACGGGATGCTCCGGAACGACCACGGCGGTATTCTGTATCCCCGTCAATCGACCGGCGAGTTCGTCGAGGCCGGTGAAGTCGTCGCGGACGTTGTCGATCTTCACGGCGAACTCGTCGAACACGTCGAAATGCCGGTCGACGGGTATCTCTGGGCCTACGCTGGTGCACAGCAGTTCGCTACTTCTGGCGCGATGCAGACGATCGAATCGGGCGGGAAGGTGGTCTACGCCTTCACCCACGAACCGGATCCAAACTAA